The genomic interval AGGGCTTCCTTGGGAGATCTGAGCAGTCTAGGAGAGGAGCGGTGCTGATGGTGCCTGTTTGGCTGTTGTGGTTTCCTTGCCCAGGCTGTGACAGCGCTGGGCTTTGTTTTGAGTTCTCGCTCTGGAGAGCGGACAGGGCCAGGTCTTTCCATTCACTCTGAAAGCCTGCGACTccgctgctgcagctgggggctgCAGCGCAGGGTGGGCACCACATCCCCACAGCCACTGACCGCGCTCTCCCCTTCTCCACAGTGACTCTCCCCTTCTCCGCAGTGACCACCACCAGCCCCATGAAGACGCTCTATGTCATGTCGGATGCCAAGCTGTCTGCACTTACCAAGTCTGTGATGGGTGAGGCTACCTCCGTCCCCCTCAAACTGCCGGGCAtccagccttcctcctcttcctcctcctcatctgcCAGCTCTCCCACTGGTGCTGTCACCTTCGCCACCTCCCCCCTGGccagtgcccccagccctcctggcAGCCTGGTACACTCGAAGGTTGGACCTGTCCTGCAAACTGCTTCCAAGACCGTCATCCTGACCTCCACGCTGGCCACGGTGAAGGGCGATGGACCCCTGGGACACATTGGGGAGAAGGTCAGCCTGACCAAGAGCGCCGCGGCCCTCGGCCATGCTCTGGGGGCAGTGGAGACCCTGGGGAGGGTTCCCTCCGTGGTGGACGATGGGAGCACCATCATCCACACCAGAGAGGCTCTGGCCAACAGACACTTGCTGCCCCAGGGTGTGCTGCCAGGAGGGGCCGGCACCACGCTCATAACGCTGGGCAGCAGCCTGGCCAGCTCCTCCATCATCGCCACGGCAGGGCCCACGCTCAGCCAGAAGCCGTAgggacccccgggacccctcGGCTGCAACCGGGCACTTCGGGAAGACTGAGCTCGGCTGCCTGGTGGGAGAGGAACAGCCCTGTGGGCATGGGGGGGCTGGTTCAGGCTGGGGGGAAACTGGGGggatgtttttctggttttgttgctgtttaataaaactttttttgtctGTTACTGACTTCATTGCACATGTCCCTTCCAAAAGCAGCTTTGGTTGCAGCCCAGCCCTTGACCATTTTTGTTGAGGGCCGATTTCTCTTGCCGTGAACCTGTGGAGGGACAAAGCAGCCttgtgcaggcagggaagggttCATGCTGTGGGtcctgggagcaggctgggcagcaACCGGGTCAGCTCCTGCTTTCTGTGCTATCTGCCGGTACATCCCTCCTCTGGGCAGAAGTTTCCTCGTACTATTGGGAATATTTATACATGCCGAAAAAGGCTCAACTTTAATCTGCCCTGAGCCTTGACTTAACCTTTAGTTGTGTTTGCATCGGCAAGCAGGGGTAGCGCCAGGCACCTGGGGAGCTTGTGTTTGAAATGAGGGAAGCAGCAGAAGGGGTGACACAAAGGGGCTGAGCCACAAAATGGGGGCCGAGATGACGCGGTGAGGCCGAGTTCCGCACCATTGAGGGTGGTTTGCCAGGGCTCGGGACAAGTGTTTCGCCGCCCTGGGGCTGTCACTGGGCTCTGGGGCTTGCTTTCACAGGACAGAGCTTAGGGCTGTGATTTGGTGGGTATTTTTGTGGTTATCGGGGATAATCCCAATGCTCTGTATGTATGTCTTCATCCCGTGCTGTGGCTCTGCGAGCCCTTGACCCTCGCTTCCCCGGAGGGATTCAGGGCACGGTGTGACATTTGCTGGCTGAGACGCTTTCGGGGAGCGTGATTCTTGGCAGACAGAGACCCACAGTGCCGGGGCAGCCCCGTGCTCCTGCTGAGGGCAGGCACGTTTCGGAAATCTCTGCTCGCTTCCTTATCCTGTTGGCTTGTGAGAAGATCCTGTTTTTGGCTTGGCTTGGCTGGGACAGCACACACCACGGCAGAAGCAGGGCGTTTGTTACAGGGAGCCTGAAAACAGCAGAGAATAACAGTTTTCCCCTTTGAAGGCTGTATTTGCTCGTCGTAAGAAGAGGGAGATGCTGTGAATCCCTTCCCACCTCTCCTGGGCTATACACACGCTGCTCCAGATGCTGTCCAGCTTTTTGGGAACTGTCCTGCTTTCCCCTTCGCAGCCTCTTGCACGCCGGACTTCATGCCTGCACAATGGTGAGTAGCCATCTTGAGGTTGCCGAGCTTTGccagcaccccaaaccctgctgagccctgggcttttcttccctttttcctggagttttggtggggggggagaaaaaggagaaaaaaaaaaaaaaaaaaaaaaaaaaaggcaagattttaCTTTGCCAGCAATCCAGGTTCAACCCAGGCAAAGTTTCCTGCAGGGAAGGTCGTGGGTGTGGAATGACCTTGAATCCCAAGGCTGAGCTAGCCCCTGGCATGGGGGGTTTGCCGATGGGATGCCACTAAACGTGGCACCTTCTCCCTGAGCGGACAGCGATGGGAAAACAACCAGGATGAACTTAGGCTTGGCTCTAGCATCCGCAGCACCCATGGACACAAGCGTGTTTGGTAAAAACGAGGGTCTGCTGTTGACCCGCAGTGTTTTTAAGCAGCTCAACTTTCTTTTCCAGGCTCGAAGTCACAATTTCTCAGCTGCAATAACAATAATAAGGCTGAGACACACTTAGGGATGTGGCACCTCCAGTGCCCTCGCTCCCAGGTGCGAAAGCAGCTCTTTGTGGGAAGGCTTGAGCTCTGTGGCCACGTCCTTGCTCCCAAACCAGGGTGAAGGGTAGGTGTTTTGGCAGTGAAGCTCTTGGGGTAGAGTCGGGGTGGTCTGCAGCGCGTGTAATGCCTTTCTAATGCCCAGGCTGGAAGATTGAGGAGCGGTTGCATCTGTGACGCTGCTCTTCTCACCGAGTCTAATGCTCTAAGCATCATGGAGTGACCAGTGCTGCATGGGACTAATTCTCCTTTTCCAATTTCTATCCCAAAGCTTTTCCTTTCCGTGGATACAGCAGAAGTGGTCCTTAAAAGCTGACTTATGGCTCCTGCTCCACCTGAAGCAGTTAACCCTCTCTGGGGATGAGCAAGTGCCACCGTCCCTCTGCCCTTTCCACTTGGATGGCTTGTGCCGAGGCGCCCAGGACAACGGTGAGTGGATGCGCTTGTGGGGAGCAGCCAGCACGAGAAAAGCAAGTCCTGCGCCTCTGATGAAGCCTTTAGGCCATTTGCAACAGCTGAACAGGAGCTCCCGAAGGCAAAAAACACCTGGAGATGTTGCTGGGCTGGTTCGCCCTGGGACGCGTGGCTGCTCTACAAAATGGCTGCGATTCCCCCAAAACTGATGCAGAAAAGCACCTCCTTCTCCATGGGATCGGGGTGGCCCCAGAGGTGCGTCTCAGCCCATCCCCACAGCATCACGAAATGCCTCTGGGGCTCCATGCTTAGGGTGAGGATccccccaaaccctgccctgATCCCAGAAATCAAGGACACCCCAAACACCGCCAGGTCgggaccatccagccagttttatTTTGGGCACTGCCCCTGCAACCAGCTCAGCCGCTGTGGCTGTTCGAGGTGCAGAGCAGCAGTGAGCGGAGCGGCCGGAGTGCTTTGCAGGCAGACACCCAACGCAGTGGCTGCTCACTGCAGTCCCAAACCCCTAAAAAAACCTCTGGAGCCCTGGACAGAGGCAccagaattaaaaaccaaaactgcATCAGGTGGTGTGAGCCAGCCGGGGCTCTGGACCAGGGAGTCACCGAGCGTCCTGGCCATGGTGGGGTGGGAATAACCGTCGCCCATCTCAGCCTCCTCGCCACATCACGCGAAACCGCGCCGGGGCACGGCATCTCTAGCAAAATAGAAACCTCTGCAACTGATTTTGCTCCCTTTtgtttatgtgtgtatgtatatatatatataatatatatatataaccctGTGATATTGGTAGTTAAGTCACCGGCGTAACGATGTCAGATACAAACAGCTCTAAGATCAAGAGTAAAAATGACACAGTCCAGATTGTCTCCTCTTAGTCCCCTTGCCAGGCTCTGAAGCGGTGACCGGCTCCGGCACGTGCCTCGCTTCCCGGCTCAGCCGCCGCGGCATCCTGGCCGGCTCTCTTCTCCGCATGGAACGAAGCCAATCCGGAGCGGGATGAAAGCGCTACAGCTTGGCGTGGCGGTGAAAGGccggcacgtggggggaggcataGGTGGGTTGGCTGTGCCACGTTGCCGCCGGGTAGAGCCGGTGCTGCAGCGAGCTCTCGTAGGATGCCGGGTAGTGCCCGGGGCCGGTCGCCAGCGGCCGGCACAAGTCGGAGGGCTGCGTGGAGGCGGCTACCAAAGGGCTGGGGAAAGCGGGGATGACGAAGGGGTTGACGGAGAGGGACGGTGCCATGGGCACCCCTTGGGTTTTGAGGTGCTCCAGCGGGTTGCCGAAGCTCACCGGGAAGCGCAGCATCGCTCCCTTGTAAACGTCCGGAGCTTGCGGCAGCGGCGTGGCGTAGCCAGGGCTGGCCACTACCGCCTTGGGTTTGGCCAGCCCTTGCTGGCCCCCGGGCGAGCCGGCGCCCGGATCCCTGCCGTCGGCCTCCTTCACGAAGGGAGAGATGGCACGTAACTTGGGGCTGGGGCCGAAAGCCGTCTCCTCCTCCCGACCGCGCTTGCCCCTCGGTGCGGTGGGGGTGAAGCCGGCCCCGGGGGGCACCCAGCAGGCTTTGACGGCGGCGCAGGCGGCCGCTCGCCGGCTCTCCCCGCTCCACGGTTGCCCTCCTTTGCTCCGCAGGTCTTGGGGCTGCTCCAGCTCCTCGGGTCGCGAGGGGAAGGTGGAAGGCGGCTCCAAAAAATCCTTCAAGCTGGAGAAATACCCCCAGAGGGGATGGCAGCTGACGGGTTTCAGCACCTCGTTGCGGTAGGCGTGGAAGCAGCCGGTGAAGACGGTGGGCGCCGGACACCCGTCCTCGGCCcgcgggcagggctggctgtcTCTCTCGCCGGGGGACGCGCTGGGGACGGGTCCCACCTCGCTCCCGACGCTCGGAGCTCTATCCTGAGCTCCCGACGGCTCCGGGCTCCTCCGCTCATCCAGGTGGGGGCCAGCGGCCAGCTGGGGGGGCTCAGGGTTGGGGCCGGGGCCAGCGTTGCTCGCCGCCCGCCGGCCCTCGGGGCAATGGCGTTTGTGGCAGTGCAAGGACTCTGCCTTGCTCACTTGGGCCAGCAGCTTCTTCTTGGCCAGCGGAGACATGATGGGGTGGTTGCCTTTGGAGTAGAAGCTGGAGAAAAGGCGCTTGTAGGTTTCGGTGTGGGTCCTGCAGGTGCTGGGACACCCCCCCGAGGGGCTCGGGGTTGGGACCCCCGGACCGGAGCATCCCTCCACCGCCCGGCTCCGCTCCGGCGCGTCCCTCGCCTCCTCTGTACCGGCCGCTCCCTCCGGCTTCCCCTTATCCGGAGGCATCTGCGAGCAAAGGGGATTTGGGGTGTGGGTGCCGGGCTCTGCCGCGTCCTCGTGCCGGGGtcccagctgccccccagcctcctccccatCTCTGGCTGCCCTTAAGCCCTCCGCTCTCCTCTTTTCCCAGCCAGCTGCATCCCTCTTGGCTCTTCCCTGGCCACCCCAATGGATTCCCCCCAGCGACGGACAGACCTGGGGGTCGGTGCGGGGttctggggctgctcctgcaccGGAGCCACATCAActggggtcttggggggggggggggggggggggggccgcgcaCCTGCTCCCGGCCCTTCTCCTTCTTGGCCCTCTTGCTCTTCTCGCCCGTCTCGGCGCCCTTGGAGACCTTGTACTGCTTGCGGGGCTTGCTGGGGGGCAGAGGCTTGTCGTCCTCCCCCTTGAGATGCCGCACATACGGGAGGACCAgcctgcggggtgggggggtgggatgtGGGGGAGCGGCAGTGAGAACCGGCGCcgggaggggaaactgaggcacagaacgggacctcccccaccccaccccaccccaccccaggctCGTCCCCCACCTCTCGTAGTGCCGCCGGGTGCAGGTGGCCGCGCTGGtgctgccggggctgccccccAGTTCATCGTAGACGTTCTTCCAGAGCCGTCGTCCCGTCACCTGCGGCGGGGAGGGATGGGTTagccgccccccccagccccgggcacccAGGGGACATCCTGGCACCCAGGGGACATCCCGGCACCCAGGGGACATGGCTTACCAGCTCGTAGGCTCCCAGCTTCTCCACGGCTTTGTAGATCTTCCAGAGGTTAACTGGAAATAAAAGAGGAGACGCCGAGGGTCAGGGGGACGCGGCGCTCGCCGCCACGGCCGCCGGCAACTCCTGCCGGTCCCGGCGAGGGACGTACTCTGCTTGAAGCCGAGGTGGGGGATCCTCTCGATGGGCGTGTGTCGGTCCTTCATGAACTTGTAGAGGCTGACGAGGaaggcttcctcctcctccttctccccgcCGGCTGCCGTTTCTTCCACCGGCTTCTCCCGCTCCGAGCCATCCTCCCGGACCGGAGCCTCCTGCGAGAGACGGGGGGGGTGAGAAAGAGccgaaggggaaactgaggcagagcagaAGCACCCAACaacactaccccccccccccccccccaaacctcggGGATGCTTTGCAACCCAAAGGCATTTAACGAGCTCTCGGTTCGTTAGCCGGCAGCCCGGGCCGCCGGCCAAGTTGGTCAAAGCGCTGGAACTGTGCGAGAACACGAGGAACGGCTTCCAGGAAAACAGACGGGCAGAAATTCATCCTccatcccccccccgccgccgccgccgcctttctCGGCTAAAAATGTTTCTCGTTTGTTTGTTCTACATTTTCCGGAGTTATAAAACTTGTTGCTATTTTTGGGCAAAGCAGCTGCTCGGCTCCCaagtacttgattttttttttatttatttatttttttaattcttcttcttcttctttctattCTTTTAACCGCTTGTGACGGACGTGGTATTTTAACGGCTGAActattttgaggctttttttttttttcttttaaaaataaaaagctgctggGGGGGGCGCAAAACCTAACCACCCTTTGTCaggataaaaaaataattagaagctggggaggggtggggagggaagctCATTTCTGTCCCCAAAAATGCCCTGTTTTGGGTAAGTTTCCCCCCCAATGCTGGGAAattcaccctcctcttcctcatcctcgCTTTCACAGGCGACAAAGAGATgctcatgtgtgtgtgtgttcccaaAATATGGGGGGGTTcagcatcctccccccccccccccccaaaaaaaaaaactcacCGCCGGTTTGGCAGCGGTGGGCTCTTGGGGGTCTCGTCCCTGCGCTTGGTTGTCCTCCATGGGGGGAAAAGTTGTTGTCTTTGATTTTAGGAGGGGTcctgcaaagcaaaaacaaaaaaaatagggGGGGTGAGACACCCCAAATTGTtgctagccccccccccccccaaaaaaaaaaattaagggtaAATTGAGATGATTTGGGCCACGGTGTCGCCCGCCAGGCACCGAAATCGGCCGATTTCGGTGCCTGGCGGGCGACACCGTGGCCCCAGGCTgcctctcaccccccccccccccaatttaggGCTCAATGCCCCCTTGacaccccaaatcccaccccacccccccgcgcctACTTTTTGGGGTGAAAACTTtggcaaaaaaggggaaaaaaagcggGAGGGCCaacctggggaaactgaggagcGGGGTAAGTGGGGGGGGCGACGGggaccccccccactcccacGAAAGACCCCCTccgctgtgtccccccccccccccctccgcgccgcGATCGCGATCCCGctcacccgccgccgccgcgccatGTGATTACccgccgcgcccgcggggcggcaccGCCACGCCCCCTCTCCGCCTATTGGCTAGCGCTTCCACGCCCCCCTCTTCCTATTGGATAACCCAGCCGCTCGTTGCTGTTCCCCCCTCCCCTAGCGAAGTGCgtgctgggagttgtagtcttGCGGCTCATCGTGCGTGTGTCTGTGGGTtgcgcgtgtgtgtgcgtgtgtgtgcacacgcgtgtACGTGGACATGTATGTTGTTACGCGGGCGTGTAGGTGTGCGTGTGAGTTCATATATTTCGGGGAAAGTGGGTATTTGCCTgggggggcgtgtgtgtgtgcgtgtgtgtgtgtgtgtgcaagggggGCACACGCGTGGGTAAAAATGCGTGTGCCGGGGTGGGCACGTGTGTTCCTGGTGGGGTATACGAGTGCCAACACGCGGGTGCAGGTGAGTACAGGTGAGTGCAGGCACGCGCGGGCCTGGACATGCACGTGGGCGCCCGTGCACgcacgcacacgcgtgtgcacgtgCACAGAGGTGAGCACACGCGTGGGGGGTGGGCGCCTCTGCCTGGGGGTGCGGTGCTGGTGGGCACACGCGTGTACCTCTGTGTGCCTGCAGGTACCCGCGCGTGCGGCAGGTACGCGCGAAGCACACGCGTGTCCGTACGCGTGCGGACTCCCCGCGTGACCCGGCCGTGATTTCACCGGCTCGGATTTGATTCCCGGCACCGCGAGCGCGGCCGAGCCGCTGACGtgatttcctccttttctggtATTGCTACGAAAACGCaggaaactgggggggggggggggcagacaaCAGGGGCTTTTGGGGTGAAAAGCGGCCGATTTGGGGCTGAACTACTCAGGCTGGCACGAACAAGCTGCGTTGCATCAAACCAGGTGGCGGGCGAGCTTTGCGCCGGTAATTTGGGGAGCCGAAGGTGACGGCTGGGCTGTAATTACGCATTTAATGCGATAATCATTAACGGCGTTTTCGTGGCGGGGGCGGCACTTTCCCGG from Accipiter gentilis chromosome 28, bAccGen1.1, whole genome shotgun sequence carries:
- the ARID5A gene encoding AT-rich interactive domain-containing protein 5A isoform X1; the protein is MEDNQAQGRDPQEPTAAKPAEAPVREDGSEREKPVEETAAGGEKEEEEAFLVSLYKFMKDRHTPIERIPHLGFKQINLWKIYKAVEKLGAYELVTGRRLWKNVYDELGGSPGSTSAATCTRRHYERLVLPYVRHLKGEDDKPLPPSKPRKQYKVSKGAETGEKSKRAKKEKGREQMPPDKGKPEGAAGTEEARDAPERSRAVEGCSGPGVPTPSPSGGCPSTCRTHTETYKRLFSSFYSKGNHPIMSPLAKKKLLAQVSKAESLHCHKRHCPEGRRAASNAGPGPNPEPPQLAAGPHLDERRSPEPSGAQDRAPSVGSEVGPVPSASPGERDSQPCPRAEDGCPAPTVFTGCFHAYRNEVLKPVSCHPLWGYFSSLKDFLEPPSTFPSRPEELEQPQDLRSKGGQPWSGESRRAAACAAVKACWVPPGAGFTPTAPRGKRGREEETAFGPSPKLRAISPFVKEADGRDPGAGSPGGQQGLAKPKAVVASPGYATPLPQAPDVYKGAMLRFPVSFGNPLEHLKTQGVPMAPSLSVNPFVIPAFPSPLVAASTQPSDLCRPLATGPGHYPASYESSLQHRLYPAATWHSQPTYASPHVPAFHRHAKL
- the ARID5A gene encoding AT-rich interactive domain-containing protein 5A isoform X2, encoding MKDRHTPIERIPHLGFKQINLWKIYKAVEKLGAYELVTGRRLWKNVYDELGGSPGSTSAATCTRRHYERLVLPYVRHLKGEDDKPLPPSKPRKQYKVSKGAETGEKSKRAKKEKGREQMPPDKGKPEGAAGTEEARDAPERSRAVEGCSGPGVPTPSPSGGCPSTCRTHTETYKRLFSSFYSKGNHPIMSPLAKKKLLAQVSKAESLHCHKRHCPEGRRAASNAGPGPNPEPPQLAAGPHLDERRSPEPSGAQDRAPSVGSEVGPVPSASPGERDSQPCPRAEDGCPAPTVFTGCFHAYRNEVLKPVSCHPLWGYFSSLKDFLEPPSTFPSRPEELEQPQDLRSKGGQPWSGESRRAAACAAVKACWVPPGAGFTPTAPRGKRGREEETAFGPSPKLRAISPFVKEADGRDPGAGSPGGQQGLAKPKAVVASPGYATPLPQAPDVYKGAMLRFPVSFGNPLEHLKTQGVPMAPSLSVNPFVIPAFPSPLVAASTQPSDLCRPLATGPGHYPASYESSLQHRLYPAATWHSQPTYASPHVPAFHRHAKL